Below is a window of Humulus lupulus chromosome 2, drHumLupu1.1, whole genome shotgun sequence DNA.
ggggctgttacatgataaGTAAGAATGGGGATCGTGGTTtagtacacgatcattgggagtggagatatgtgtccaccctcccatgattatgagatcgtgggtcttcccgTTGTCTTTTGTGGAACGTGGTCAataatgcacgattgagaccTCTAAGTCTTGATTGatttatgagacttaggtgctaggctcgacaaCCATGTAGATCTTGGGTGCTAGACCCgttggtcctctgggtgctaggcctatgatcttctgggtgctgggcctgttgatcttctaggtgctaggcttgttgatctcagtttgaacgagtgtGAGTTTTCCTAGTGAAGTGTCTTTGGtagtgtaggccgaccaccctatgaaggataGGGTGAGCCGAGTACCCcaaggggttcttgggcatgcttgggCCCTAACCCCGACCACCCATAAGGGTTAAggccaggccgaccacctctAGGGGGTTTTGGCATGGTCGACTTCtctataggtcttggacctatcttttttgctcattgatcttttttcaatacttcatcaTTTTTTGCTAATTTGTGATGTTGCTTGCCACTTTCTCATTCACCGCGTCATCTctggattttttagggataacaataaCATTGTCGGATTTCTTCCAAATATatatcctcattcttatggagaatccTCTTTCTATAGCCCCTCTAAGATGGAGGCAACTTAGCTATTATACCAACCACAATGAAGAAATCTGACAATGTTATCTTAAGACTAGATAACTTATTCACAATTACTTGCAATTCATGTACTTAGGGGAGTAAGGGTTTTCCATCGAAAAAtctaaattccatatattgagttatgaggaatttcttggtaccttcttcttcgtttttgtacttcttctcaagtgcatcccaaataTCCTTTGTCGATGTAGTGTTTTTGTAAAGATCATAGAGGCGATCTGAAAGAGTGCTGAGAATGTGGCCTCGACATATGAGCTCATCTTCTTCCCACTTCTTCCTTTCCTTAATCACTTCTTGAGAGTCATTCCTTTGGAGCACCTAAAGTCTTTAAATCTTTGTAAAGTATGTAATGAACCTTCATGGTTGTAAGATGGAGCTTGATCTTGTCTTCTCATCGCACAAAGTTACAGCCATCGAATCAATCTAGTCTCACTAGATCTTGGGACATGAATTTGAGGGATAAGATTGATGAACTTTCCTCCATAGATTTGGTTAGTATAAGAACCTTAGAGATAAACAATTTTGGAAGATAAAACTAGGGTTTGGGgtagatattttttatttttgggataTGGCTATACACACAACTTTGACTGTTACAATTCAAATAAACAAACCCAAGAAAACCAAGTTCACAATAGAGGAATAACACAAATAAGAACAAGTGATAGAATAGACCTTTGGAGATCGAAAcccttagttacataaaatcataaaactaTGATTTTATATGAATCAATGGAGATgacaaaggcttgacacaaattaaACTTATTTTTCAAAAATCTATATTTCTAGCCTCCCCTTAGAGATTGCTTGAATGTACTACAagttggaatgagattgggatttacaAGTCTTtaatcttcatgcaagtcaagctttcttgatgaaaaacttggagaaaactagtaatcttgcgAGTTAGAGAGTGGGTGATagttttagagagagagggagagagagagagagtggtgagtgatcaattcaccataCTCTCAAATGAATCCTTTAAATAGTATGAGAATCCCCATTagtctcaaccaatgagattagagcattttaaacaAAGTTTTGGAGCCAAAATTATGTAACTGTACGATCCCGTATGGGCCGCCCAGGCTATGCATTGCCTGTCTGGGGGTTTGTCTCCGAAGCGATGTGTCCCCTCCTACAAGCGACGCAATGCAGGTACCACTGACTTAACCCCCAAACTCACCCCAAAACgtctccaaatgcctccaaacttttgggtactcttatacactccaaagaaatactttggacccaaaaatataatttatagaTGCATATACCAAAAGTCATCCTGCtgatgttgactttagtgaaatcgcTATGATTTTTGCACTTCTTTATGCCTAACCAAATTCGCTATGTATTTAATCAATCGTAACAAAATTTACACAATACGACAATTTTTAAGGGCCATAATACCACAAGTGATGCATTTATTTACTTGTATAAAATTTTGGTATGCATTTAttaatttcttaattaattaatgactTCTCAACAATTAGCACTTACCCAAAAATAAGTAGCTGGGAAGCAGCAACCCAAGTAACCATTGACACAAGAATTGCAACAACCGCTTCGATTACCAAGTGCTTTGGGAAAAGTATATGCAATCATCAATTCTTGGCCCAACAATGATGTCTTCGTCAATATGAGCATTGAGTACGATGTCTTTGGTCATTGTTATGACCATGCTCTTATGTTCAGAGATGAAATACTTCAGTTTTGTAAAACTTTGTTTCCAGGTTTACGAATTTGGATTGTCGACTTCACGGCTATTCATTGATAGATGGGTAAAAGAAGAAAACACCTCTATACTCGTATCTGGATATGTGATGCCTTAGCTATCTCCTCATACTAGAGATGGTCGGGCAATCTTCCATGGTTGTCTGCATATGGTAATTGGTATAGTGAGACATAATTTATTTGCATTTCTCATTATAAATGCATAAGGTAAttcaatttattaattatattattgttttttgttaGGATTTTGTATTGTTCACTTGTCGCCAATCAATGACAAAATCTATTCCTATTAATGATTTTGAATATTGTATAAACTAGAGTTACTCACCTAGAAGACTTTGTTGGCGCTTTTTGTAGCAGGTTGCTTCAATGCCCAACTCAAAATCAATTTCTAGTTGTGCTTTGAGACCATGGATAATTTTAAATTGaatttcttttattctttttttaaaaaaacaatatttcaattgaaaatattttaacacttatttttcTTAGCGAGCATTAGATGTAATTTTTATTATTCCCACACACTATTATGTCTATTTTCTAGATCCTGCCAATGCATTTTTAAATAACAGACCAGAAATTCAAGAGACCCTCTACGATGCTTGTGAGATTCAAAAATAGAACCAAAGCATAACGTAGTAAGCAAATAACTAATCCATTCTAACTACGAAAGTCATAATGATGACGTGGAAAATTAGATAAGTTGTATTCAAAATGTCTAATTCTTAGAATCTCTATACACATTGATCTCTTGGAAAAGGGGCTTTGTATTGTTGTACTATTGAATTGTTGAAGCAAGTAACCATCCTAAACTTAAGCATTAAAGAGCCTTTTTGCAAGTAACCATCGAGGGTTCTTCAATCATTCGACAGGTCATCATCAGTGACCATAACATTCATTCAATCGATTCATCTTGACAATCAGCATAATCAATCTTGTTTACTTTTCATATCTGCCATTACCAATTAAGTAATCAAGAGTAAAAAACCTAATCTAACAGTTAGTATCATTTGtggaaattaattttttttcttagttgTTTTTGTCTTTTTGTAGATTTGGATGAGTAGGATTTTAAGAAACATGTAGAACAAAATATATGGCACCTAAGAATGTAACTTAGAGAAATGTatcttatattaaataatgtgataaaatgtgatttgtcacaccttgtaacataatattgagagttacaaaattagacacatgtgtgtccaaacgtaacatattttggagttacaaatttgtaactcccaaatattacccaataatgtgtagattgagagttacacatttgagattaaATTTCACAAAACCATAATGTGATATGATTGTTGAAGATGTGATTTTTAACTCTCATtatgtgtatggaggttacaaaatcaagtgggaaagagtttgggacgttttggaaaataCTGAAAATTGGGAGGTTGGAACGGCCATTGGCCACGGCCGTTAATATCCCAGGTCGCGGCCTGGGAGGCGGACTAGCGGTTGTTAATGTCCCTAGCCGCAACTGCTGATAGCCAATTCtcatttttccaatttgaacggttttaacatcccaagtaactccccaaatattcattttaattccataaacatcaaatgAAACAGTAGTAACAACCAAGGGGGTTGGTGAAATTTAACATTCAAAaggtctcaaaactctataaatagaagtatactgctcacttgtaagacatatcattttcatccacaaagcacttgctGCAAAATACACcaaagaggcttgataattccagattaCTATTTCCTTGTGAGattccttagtgcttagagaatagggggaaataagtttttgggcaAAGGTCTTGAAacttattcaagttggtgatcctcatgaCTCTAccctttggttgtgtgagagtttgtgttctttCTATTGTTCCTATTTcattctttttctcttcttggtcttattttacttgtattaccattgttttgagtttgtaatctgcttcttctacatctttcaatttatttgtattttttgcaattgagttgtaacatttCTTTAATTTATTACCatgtttattgtattttttgcatagaattgtagtttgttttttttttatttccattgaataatatattctctaacaatgtAGTTGAGGGAGAGGATAGTCAGCCCCTAACTACAATGTTGTATGAGAAGAGAAGTTTGATAGGATGCCCCTATTCATTAAAATGTCTCTGAATCGCTCTAAGACTAGATGACCATGTTGTTGGCCAATCAGGAaaagaaggccaaagaattagagactttgtgaaatgaaaatgcaGAGCTAAAGAAGTGTCTCATTACGCCCAACAACAAAAAAGTTAGAAAAAAAAGGCAAAGAAACTCTAGAGTTCGACCTCAAAGAAAGGACAAAAAAATACCCAATGCAAAAAGAAGAGACGAACAAGATGAGCCAGGCAGAGAAGTCTGTGACAAAGAAATTCCCACTCATTCAAGAAAAAAGCCTGAACGTCAAAATTCCTTAAGATTGGAAAGAACAGATGATGTAGGGGGTGTTGAAGAAGGTGTCAAAGAATCACTTATAGACCTTGTCAACCTACTTGCAATGGCCATTAAAGAAGTACAATCTCCCTTTAAAGATTGGATTAAAGAAGAACCCAAAACAAAGGACTGTAACTTCGACCTTGGCAGTACACGGTGGCTAGACTGATCTCATGAATCACATTTACTAGTTTCAACAATGTATGGACTAGAAGACCAAGGACGAAGCTATCCTCTCAAGGTGTTCTCCACAATCTTTTCCAAACCAACATCAATATGGTTTGGACAACTACCTGCCAAGTCCATTAATGGATTTTAGGAGTTTTGCATATCATTTATCCACTAGTATGGAACCCACTAAAGGATACAGAAGGCAGTGGATGAACTAAATAACATTGGGTAAAGAGACGTCGAGTCCCCTAGACAATATTCCACATGATTTATGGAGATAGTTAATCAAATCCATGGTGTGGACTCCACAGTAGTTACTTCGTTGTTTCTGAGGCGTATGCAAGAAGGTTTGATGTTGCACGAAAACCTAACCATCACATCACATTTTGATATAAATGAAATACAAATGAGGGCAAAATGATGTTTTGGGTCTTGGAAAGCAGGGAGAAGCTACATAAGAAAATGGTCCTAACCATAGTTCCAATAGAGCCTACCTTGTAAAATCATAATAGCATGGATAAAATGAGGAGCCAAGGGGTAGCATAACTAAGACTGGAAAAGGAAGAAAGCCTAGGGGGGAAACTTGTTCATTTAGGTGTCCCTTATTTGAATTGACTGTCTATACCGAGACAATATACTACAACGAAAACATGGACAAACCAATATAGAGGGAACAATTTAAAATGACTTCTCCCATTAAGAACATGGATAAAAATAGATATTATGCATTCCATTAAAATATGGATCATTCAACGTCAAAATGCCCAAgcataaaaaaatcaaattcaatTTTAAGAAGaatatcactactacaaatataggctttctccaggTTTTTTTCAACATTAAATAAAAAGTGCAGAGAAAAGGTTTGAGTGACTCTCAAATATGAGAAAATCATTTTTCTCTGCGTTTTTTTCACAAAAACTAAAGGTCCAGCTTTTCCACTGCGGTTTTTGTAAAAAAACAGCTGAGAAAAGGTCCATATAACATTTTTCATGACCCACACATACCCCTCATTTCCATGACCCACACACATCCCTCATTTCCCATTTTTGCTTCCATGTGAAGCCTTCTTCCCCAACGACTGTAAGTGTTATTTCCACCATTTTTgtgtctttttattttttattttcttccactATTATTGCTTTAAATCATGTATATGTTTATAGAATTGATTCATTTTAAAGTTTTAGGGCAAAAATTAAAAGATTGTAGCAGGGTTTAATGAGTtttaatatatgttttataggttgattttttacattttttgaatgtttgtggaggattagaagacattttcaaCCTTCAAAACTAGTAAAGATCACTTTAACTTGACTTTGTTTTTTCAATATTTcagattttttgtattttttatattatttgcaCGATGTATATGttttttaatattgttaatattgATTATGAGTGTGTTTTTTATTATTGaaacatatattaatttttaaaagactttataagttaatttttgttaattattataGGAATCTGAATTTATTATTAACTTATcactaattttgtaattatggttTAGTAAATGAAATTTTAGTAGTTTAACTTATTGATAAGAAAGTTACTAGTTTAAATActagttaaaatttgagtttacttgttttaatttaataactAGGAAATGTAGTCGCGCTTCGCGCGGTtatgtaataataaaaaattacatatgTTTAAagaaattttgtgtttttatttgttttgtgattttttttttaaaaataataattttagtgAAGAAAATATGCATTTTGAATtcctatatttttgtttaatgatgtgatttttctttaaattctctatatatatacatacatatatgagTTGACCACTTAAATTATGTATTTGATGCATAAGAAAACAAATAGGTTAAGAAATAAGGTTGAAACTATGAAAGATTCCTCATTTTTGTATTTAATACTATATTTTTGTAGCCAACTTGACATGGTAggattctttaaaaaaaataaaaaagaagccCAAAAACCTTGACATGCATGGTAGACTTATACAACATAAACAAATGCAATCTGCAAGAAAATATTGGATGAATTTGTTAGAAATGGAATTAATCTCTATTCGATAGTGATAACTAAGAATTTGTTATTAATAAATTGTGGGATTGTAAAACTTGTACCTTATGAAATAAGAATGAGGAGTGAGAACATGATTGAGCAGACGATCACAATCCAAAATAATCAGGTtgtttgatttattgattttccTGTTGAATGAGTGAAATGCATAATGGAAATCATCATTTTAGAATGAGGTTGCAATGTATTATTATAAGTTTAGAAATTAATCTGAAAATGTGATACCTAGTTTGTGTAGGGTAGTGTTGAATGAATGTTCTGAAATACTTCTTTGTAGACAATATTTTTTATGAAGGATTGGTTTTCCACCTCGTCATCAGCGTTTAGTATGGTCAATTCTTCTCTCGTAGTAACTCAAGACACAACGACATATAATTGACCATGGGTGAATACTTACTTCGGGAGATACAACCCGACATGTTTAAGTGATTCTCCTTGGCTTTTATTGATTGTCATGGAAAAACATGGTGCCAAAGGAAGTTGTCGTCTATTAAGCTTGAATGGTTGTCTTGATTCATTCGGAGACATGATTATTCTTGGAAATGTGACGTTTTGACCAATATTTGTGACGGAGATGATGTCACCTCTAATGGACCATTTACCAAGACGTGTGACAATCAATCTGTACCATTGCATAGACCTTTTGTCTGATTTATATTTCTGAGGAGCATTACGGGAGCACCTTCTTTAAGTCGTATGTCATGATTAGGAATGCCATTAAATTTCAAACTATGTAAAAATTCAGTTGGATACAAAAGATCTTCATCATTTGTCTTTGCACTTGCTTTTCATATACTATCCGAGCTGAAATAAGTTCTCCCTTCACCAGGTACTATATTCATAATCATCTCGTTCAATTCATGCACCATTTCATTTTTTGGTGTTAATATTGCACTTTCTTTCAAATACACAGGATCATGTTACTTATGCAAAAGTGATGGGGAGATAGCTTGGACAATAGATTTCATTGGGTCTTCAGATGGGTATTTTGAGATATCATGAGGAATTTTTATTAATTCTTCATCAATATCATCATAGAATGAACCATCTCCAATTTGCAACAACCATTTATCAAAAGAAGTTATTTTAGTAGCATCGACACCACTCACGCTTCCATTATAGAGCCTCATATTTTGATCGAGctcatatattttaaaaaatggcCACAAGTAGGATGAGTTCAAAGAAGCATCAACAATGTCAGCTCTTCTACCCTTTGGTACAACTGGCAATATTTGACGAAAATCCCCGCCACAAACTATTGTAAGTCCTCCAAAAGGTTTGTTAACGTTTTTTTCATACCTTGTTCTTAGAATATCTCTTAATGTCTTATCCAAAGCTTCAAAGCAGAACTTGTTTGCCATAGGTGCTTCTTCCCAAATGATCAAAGAAGTTTTCATAAGAAGCCCAGCTAATAGGGTGTCTTGTCGGATTTCACAAGTTGACTCTGCTGTAACATCCAAGGGAATATGAAATCGTGAATGAGTTGTCCTCCCATTAGGCAATAACAAAGCCGCCATGCCTGAAGTTGCAACAGGCAAGACAATTTTGGATTCTGATCTTAGTTTTGAAATAATTGTATTCCACAAAAATGTTTTACTAGCACCACCATGTCCATTAATAAAAAACAAATTGCCTTCTTCATTCTCAACAGAATGTACTATTGCTTCATAAGTTGATTTCTGGCAAGGATTTAGAGCAGCGAAAGATTTATCATGCAATGGCTTTAATTGATCATGGTCATAATCAAGCTCTTCATTGATCAATCTATTACTTTAATCTCTTATCAAAGAAGAATTAGGCAGGGGCATTCCCTCTATGTCTCTCAAACGTTTTCCCATCTTTAGCATGAtactttcaatttcaaataatgTGTATGCTTCAACTTGTTGTTCCGTTAAGTGAAGATccttgtttttgaattttttcttttGCAATGTAGTTATATCTTCAGACAATGTAGTATAATTACATTTCCAAAGTTGGGTTGCATCAGAAACCTAACAATGAATGAGTATCGTCACAAAAAGATTTCTTAATTCTTTTCCAGTTGCCCATATTGCAGCTTCAGTCAAGCAATCGATCCACTCTTTATCATCGTCTAATAATCCCAAAGCATAGCATGCAGTTTTGAAAGTAGGATATGTTACTCCATTTATCGTTCTTATACTTTGAAAGGAAGTGCTTCCTATCACAAAATTAAGCAACATTCTCATATAGAAGCGTTCTCCAGTTGAAGGATGTGCGAAGTAAATTCTTCCAATTGATATGTCATTTTTTCTCGTAGTCCATGTTTTGTCTTTTGAATTCCAAACCCAACAAGTAGGGAAATCATTATAAGTTAGCTCCCGTGCACACTCATAATTCTTATTTGCCTCCAACCATTCAGTGAACTTTGTTTTGTCCACTCCTTGTATGCAAAGTGCATTTTCAACAGACTTGTTTTCTTCGAATATTACTGTATGTTCTCCGGGTAAATGGAACAACAATCTTTCAACCGCTGGCTATCTataatggatgtcaaattggaaGATTCTCCAAAAAGCTTCAGTCGTTGATATATATCTGTAGTCCAAATATGTTTTGATCTCGTCTCTTTCTTCGACAGTATCAATAGATTCCATTGTTACAGTTGCTCTATCAGACCCTTTATGAACATACTTGAATAGATATTTGACTGATCTTGAGTAATTGCAAATCTCAACATTGATATGTGCATAAAACTTGACAATCAAATTCCTATTATAAGGGACCACATAACGATTATCTAAGGGGACACCTTTCTTTTCGAGATGAATGGTTGTATTTCTCCTTTCATAAATTGGAAAGCCCTTTGTGTCGACTGTCGTTTGAGCATTGATTTTTTTA
It encodes the following:
- the LOC133815281 gene encoding uncharacterized protein LOC133815281, translating into MARDKFKAQPDSSFRLQLLSTRTTDGRQYNIPTVYEVACLIVGDFSEGNFECDVIVEHQTKGLQRIIDLHPSFMPMTYPLLHPYGEDGYRLGIPLRNPAVERLLFHLPGEHTVIFEENKSVENALCIQGVDKTKFTEWLEANKNYECARELTYNDFPTCWVWNSKDKTWTTRKNDISIGRIYFAHPSTGERFYMRMLLNFVIGSTSFQSIRTINGVTYPTFKTACYALGLLDDDKEWIDCLTEAAIWVSDATQLWKCNYTTLSEDITTLQKKKFKNKDLHLTEQQVEAYTLFEIEKLDYDHDQLKPLHDKSFAALNPCQKSTYEAIVHSVENEEGNLFFINGHGGASKTFLWNTIISKLRSESKIVLPVATSGMAALLLPNGRTTHSRFHIPLDVTAESTCEIRQDTLLAGLLMKTSLIIWEEAPMANKFCFEALDKTLRDILRTRYEKNVNKPFGGLTIVCGGDFRQILPVVPKGRRADIVDASLNSSYLWPFFKIYELDQNMRLYNGSVSGVDATKITSFDKWLLQIGDGSFYDDIDEELIKIPHDISKYPSEDPMKSIVQAISPSLLHNDTQLGFQYQPPSSSSSSNNNGDPDPETSNLSHGAVEKEKEEEVSGASINQELARLELKENEEKPLLKLDLEEKKEEKEEEKDEEKVVDRYLSGE